Proteins from one Patescibacteria group bacterium genomic window:
- a CDS encoding response regulator has protein sequence MVNKRPKKNKGKILFAEDDKFLAEMFRQKLKIEGYKPIIAHTAISAILALKNEKPKAIILDIVLPDSDCWMIMEYLKRKGKKKVPVMLLTNWGNNEYRQKAKELKADDFMVKASTTPQEIVKRMEELIKKYQSKNK, from the coding sequence ATGGTTAATAAAAGACCTAAAAAAAATAAAGGTAAAATACTCTTTGCTGAAGATGACAAATTTCTGGCCGAAATGTTCCGCCAAAAACTTAAAATTGAAGGCTATAAGCCGATAATTGCCCACACGGCCATTTCAGCCATTTTAGCCTTAAAAAATGAAAAACCAAAAGCTATTATCTTAGACATTGTTTTACCTGATTCTGACTGTTGGATGATTATGGAGTATTTAAAAAGAAAAGGTAAAAAAAAGGTACCGGTGATGCTCTTGACTAACTGGGGTAATAATGAATACCGCCAAAAAGCCAAAGAGTTAAAAGCTGATGATTTTATGGTTAAAGCCAGTACTACACCGCAGGAAATAGTTAAAAGAATGGAAGAGTTAATAAAAAAATACCAGTCAAAAAATAAATAA
- a CDS encoding response regulator, which yields MSKILLIEDDADQIMMYQAKFELSGHDFLAAENGLEGLKKAKQEKPDIILIDLLMEKMGGLEVLEKLKKEEKTKDIPAIVVTNLNKQEMAKKAMNLGALDFIVKSKIPLREMMARIERFLDK from the coding sequence ATGTCAAAAATACTATTAATAGAAGACGATGCTGATCAGATTATGATGTATCAAGCAAAATTTGAGCTTTCGGGTCATGATTTTCTGGCTGCTGAAAACGGCCTTGAGGGCTTGAAAAAAGCTAAACAAGAAAAGCCAGATATTATATTAATTGATTTGTTAATGGAAAAAATGGGCGGATTGGAAGTTTTAGAAAAATTAAAAAAAGAGGAAAAAACCAAAGATATACCGGCTATAGTGGTCACTAATTTAAATAAACAAGAAATGGCTAAAAAGGCTATGAATTTAGGAGCCTTGGATTTTATAGTCAAATCAAAAATCCCCTTACGTGAGATGATGGCCAGGATTGAGCGGTTTTTAGATAAATAG
- a CDS encoding response regulator, whose amino-acid sequence MNHQAKKTILLIEDDADQIMMYQNKFELSGFAFISADTAQEGLDRAKKEKLDIILLDLLLKELTVPTGFEILKKLKKQEETKNIPVIILTNYGTRQARDKGLKLGAKEFIIKSQVTPSKLVEKIKEILNK is encoded by the coding sequence ATGAATCACCAAGCCAAAAAAACCATTTTATTAATCGAAGACGATGCTGATCAGATTATGATGTATCAGAATAAATTTGAACTTTCTGGTTTTGCTTTTATTTCCGCTGATACGGCTCAAGAAGGCCTGGATAGAGCCAAAAAAGAAAAACTGGATATTATCTTACTGGATCTTCTTTTAAAAGAATTAACCGTGCCGACTGGTTTTGAAATTTTGAAAAAATTGAAAAAACAAGAAGAAACTAAAAATATTCCAGTGATTATCTTAACTAATTATGGCACTCGCCAGGCCCGGGATAAGGGGTTGAAATTAGGAGCCAAAGAGTTTATTATAAAATCACAGGTTACCCCTTCAAAACTAGTGGAAAAAATTAAAGAAATTTTAAATAAATAA
- a CDS encoding ATP-binding protein → MKIISLISIIISVFLLILALIIYFRRRKNPANITLSLITLAGLIWIFTNLMVDESTSNNSALFWSRMTILGPIFIPALFLLFTNYFPQKNKVKIKWLLFLVPLIFLFFIPTSYNVPRVNFINNTWETTAGPLYWFLLIYFIIFFAAGFRNLMISYKNALGIEKNQIRYVFWGIFITLIFGILTNLLLPLFGTKNYASVGPFSLLILISFISYAIIKHRLLDIRFVLRKSFIYVGLALFVFLAYYLTLWIDRFFFQSPYTPGAYLAALLIVPLFLLSFNYLNKFLKRFTNKYFFSGLYDYQETLETFARKITQTINLDEVVKVIVGTIQNTMRLDNLAVALPRNNHRDEFILRQVAGFNQEKLKNICAGRHFCHYLKQTKSPAVIEEILSHQKEEMDKKLIEQIQTLKDTGVAIVLPFVIQNQINCLMVLGHKISKDAYTKEDIELLSNLANQASIALENARLYQQVQDFTKTLQQKVDEQTRDIKQKNVHLEKLLKMRSEFLDITSHQLRTPTSVLIGILEMATSGDLDKLPQERKKQQLAGAYLKARKLEQIVSDLLRASELDSAPFKLELEDFEKIDLKQFLESVVNYKKLEAEKQNIKIKLEKPLAVKTIYGEEKFLEEAVGNLLDNAIKYTPAENEKTKVKGKIIISVKKDKKYAQIKVKDNGIGIPQKEVKKLFKKFSRASNAKEMYTDGTGLGLFIVKEIVKGHQGRVSMESKMGQGTTFSVFLPLKPPRST, encoded by the coding sequence ATGAAGATTATTTCATTAATTTCTATTATTATCTCAGTTTTTTTGTTAATTTTAGCTTTAATAATATATTTTCGTCGTAGAAAAAATCCTGCTAATATTACGCTCTCGTTAATAACCTTAGCAGGTTTAATATGGATATTTACTAATTTAATGGTAGATGAGTCAACTTCGAATAATTCCGCTCTTTTTTGGAGCAGAATGACTATTTTGGGACCAATATTTATACCGGCATTATTTTTGTTATTTACTAATTATTTTCCTCAAAAAAATAAAGTAAAAATTAAATGGTTATTATTTTTAGTACCTTTAATTTTTTTATTTTTTATTCCAACAAGTTATAATGTTCCAAGAGTGAATTTTATAAACAATACATGGGAAACAACAGCCGGACCATTATATTGGTTTCTGTTAATTTATTTTATAATATTTTTTGCTGCTGGATTTAGAAATCTTATGATTAGTTACAAAAATGCCTTAGGAATAGAAAAAAATCAAATAAGATATGTTTTTTGGGGAATATTTATTACATTGATATTCGGTATACTAACTAATTTGTTATTACCATTATTTGGCACTAAAAATTATGCTTCCGTAGGACCTTTTTCATTATTAATCTTGATATCATTTATTAGTTATGCCATAATTAAACATCGTCTTTTAGACATCCGCTTTGTCCTCCGAAAATCTTTCATCTATGTCGGTTTGGCCCTTTTTGTCTTCCTTGCCTATTACCTCACTCTCTGGATTGACCGTTTCTTTTTTCAAAGCCCCTATACCCCAGGCGCTTATCTTGCAGCTCTTTTAATTGTCCCCTTATTTCTCCTAAGCTTTAATTATTTAAACAAATTTCTTAAAAGGTTCACTAATAAATACTTCTTTTCCGGGCTTTATGATTACCAGGAAACTCTGGAAACCTTTGCCAGAAAAATAACTCAGACCATCAATCTTGATGAAGTAGTTAAGGTTATTGTTGGCACTATTCAAAATACCATGCGATTGGATAATCTGGCGGTGGCTTTGCCTCGAAATAATCACCGAGATGAATTTATTTTGCGTCAAGTGGCTGGGTTTAATCAGGAAAAGCTGAAAAATATCTGCGCTGGTCGACATTTTTGTCATTATTTAAAGCAGACCAAGTCCCCGGCCGTGATTGAAGAAATTCTGTCTCATCAAAAAGAAGAAATGGACAAAAAACTTATTGAGCAGATCCAGACCTTAAAAGACACTGGCGTGGCCATTGTTTTGCCTTTTGTGATTCAAAACCAAATTAATTGTCTTATGGTTTTAGGTCATAAAATTTCTAAAGACGCTTACACCAAAGAAGATATTGAGCTTCTCTCCAACCTAGCCAACCAAGCTTCCATTGCTTTAGAAAACGCCAGATTGTATCAGCAAGTGCAGGACTTTACTAAAACTCTTCAGCAGAAAGTGGATGAGCAAACCCGGGATATTAAGCAAAAGAATGTCCACTTAGAGAAATTACTGAAAATGAGATCTGAATTTCTTGATATCACTTCCCACCAACTGCGCACCCCCACCTCGGTTTTAATCGGCATTTTGGAAATGGCCACTAGCGGGGACTTAGACAAACTGCCCCAAGAGAGAAAGAAACAACAGTTGGCCGGGGCTTATCTTAAAGCGAGAAAGCTGGAACAAATAGTTTCTGACCTTTTACGCGCTTCTGAGCTTGATTCAGCCCCTTTTAAGCTGGAATTAGAAGATTTTGAAAAAATTGATCTTAAACAATTTTTAGAAAGCGTAGTTAATTATAAAAAGCTGGAAGCTGAAAAGCAAAATATTAAAATCAAATTAGAAAAACCCCTGGCCGTTAAAACTATTTATGGCGAAGAAAAATTTCTGGAAGAAGCCGTTGGTAATTTATTAGATAATGCCATTAAGTATACGCCAGCAGAAAATGAAAAAACCAAAGTAAAAGGCAAAATTATTATTTCGGTAAAAAAGGATAAAAAATACGCTCAAATAAAAGTTAAGGATAATGGCATTGGTATACCTCAAAAAGAGGTTAAAAAACTATTTAAAAAATTCAGCCGGGCCTCTAATGCTAAGGAAATGTACACAGATGGTACCGGGCTAGGGCTTTTTATTGTCAAAGAGATTGTTAAGGGTCATCAGGGCCGAGTCTCTATGGAAAGTAAAATGGGACAGGGGACAACTTTTTCCGTTTTTCTGCCTTTAAAACCGCCGAGAAGCACTTAA
- a CDS encoding class I SAM-dependent methyltransferase, with product MSLDIYKGITFFSFLYIITFIPCWILLLFIILAVIKKRYKRLFFLLPIFIFIYLLPFIYLFIILDSINWQLKSVIIGIPLLLLLRFIIIENKKKYFWNIYANIYDVLNKFYPYKILITQLVEEIRKLKKRGKILDLGCGTGNLIKQLAQYNNYEIIGIDFSEIMIKKAEKKLIKFPNTKLINIDIENFDKIFTEEFDLIVINNTLYTTEKPQFILDSISRFLKNDGFFLISEPKRNSSLFKLFLSDYKKRKNIFFYILYFFPLLLLWLCNIIIVIQESDKNYTHFYTKNELTKMLNKYKILDISETYENQNILIKAKKLL from the coding sequence GTGTCTTTAGACATTTATAAAGGTATAACATTTTTTAGTTTTTTATATATAATAACATTTATTCCATGTTGGATATTGTTATTGTTTATTATCTTAGCAGTAATAAAAAAAAGATATAAAAGATTATTTTTTTTATTACCAATTTTTATTTTTATATATTTATTACCGTTTATTTACTTATTTATAATCCTAGATTCAATTAATTGGCAATTAAAGTCAGTAATTATCGGAATTCCATTACTGTTATTATTAAGATTTATTATTATTGAAAACAAAAAAAAATATTTTTGGAATATTTATGCTAATATTTATGATGTATTGAACAAATTCTATCCTTACAAAATTCTTATTACCCAACTAGTAGAAGAAATTAGAAAATTAAAGAAGCGAGGAAAAATTTTAGATCTTGGATGTGGTACAGGTAATCTGATAAAACAATTGGCTCAATATAACAATTATGAAATAATTGGAATAGATTTTTCGGAGATAATGATAAAAAAAGCAGAAAAAAAATTAATAAAATTTCCCAATACCAAACTTATTAATATAGATATTGAAAATTTTGACAAAATATTTACCGAAGAATTTGATTTAATAGTAATAAACAATACACTATACACAACCGAAAAGCCACAATTTATTTTGGATAGTATATCACGATTTTTAAAAAACGATGGATTTTTTTTAATATCTGAGCCAAAAAGAAATTCGAGTTTATTTAAATTATTTTTAAGTGACTATAAAAAAAGGAAGAATATATTTTTCTATATTTTATATTTTTTTCCATTATTATTACTATGGTTATGTAATATAATAATAGTTATACAGGAATCTGATAAGAATTATACACATTTTTACACCAAAAATGAGCTTACTAAAATGTTAAATAAATACAAGATATTAGATATTAGCGAAACATATGAAAATCAAAATATTTTAATTAAAGCTAAAAAATTATTATGA
- a CDS encoding GNAT family N-acyltransferase has product MIKIIKKLKRTYEFWQFQRSFSDKFIFYTTDSKSELEKIFKLRYEVFCEEFSYIDKDKHPGKKEKDNYDDKSVHFILREKQTRNLAATVRLILNSEMGFPIEKNMKIEVDILQKNRSKLAEISRLIVAKKYRKHFLLLALIKGMYTFVKEKNITHVFAVMDDNLYPILIKLGFPFKKIGPPTLYQGITTPFILDISEMEENLKNENVNLWKYLKKGLIKYNGEGNSYTIH; this is encoded by the coding sequence ATGATAAAAATAATAAAAAAATTGAAAAGAACCTATGAATTTTGGCAGTTCCAAAGAAGCTTTTCTGATAAGTTTATTTTTTACACTACTGACTCTAAATCTGAACTAGAAAAAATTTTTAAGCTTCGCTACGAAGTATTTTGCGAGGAATTTAGTTATATTGACAAGGATAAACATCCAGGGAAAAAAGAAAAAGACAATTATGATGATAAATCAGTTCATTTTATATTAAGAGAAAAACAAACTAGAAATTTAGCCGCCACGGTCAGATTAATTTTAAACTCAGAAATGGGATTTCCGATAGAGAAAAACATGAAAATTGAAGTTGATATCCTTCAAAAGAACAGAAGCAAATTGGCTGAAATATCCCGTCTGATTGTCGCTAAAAAATACCGGAAGCATTTTCTCCTTCTGGCCCTGATTAAAGGCATGTACACTTTTGTGAAAGAAAAGAATATTACTCACGTTTTTGCCGTTATGGATGATAATTTATACCCCATATTAATTAAACTTGGTTTTCCTTTTAAAAAAATTGGTCCGCCGACATTATATCAGGGGATTACCACGCCTTTTATTTTAGATATTTCAGAAATGGAAGAAAACCTTAAAAATGAAAATGTAAACTTATGGAAGTACTTAAAAAAAGGACTCATTAAGTATAATGGTGAAGGGAATAGTTATACAATACATTAA
- a CDS encoding GAF domain-containing protein, translating into MIGIITYAIIKHRLMDIRLVLRKSFIFISLTIFVFLVYYFILWTDNFFFESPYTLGAYLSALIFAPLFLISFNYSSKFLKRFANKYFFSGLYDYQEVLEKFGKNISKTINLDEVVKVVIKTIQNAMRLDNLAVAIANRNSQKPFSLYKILGFDKNKLEEVCAYQHFGRYLEETKKPAVIGEILSRSKQKENQELLAQVQVLKKMGVSIVLPFVVKDQINGLFILGHKISKDAYTKEDIELLSTLSNQAAVALENARLYQRVPDFTTNLFSRINLNQPALAF; encoded by the coding sequence ATGATAGGTATTATTACCTACGCCATAATAAAACACCGTCTAATGGATATACGCCTGGTTCTCCGTAAATCTTTCATTTTTATCAGCTTGACTATCTTTGTTTTCTTGGTTTATTACTTTATTCTTTGGACAGACAATTTTTTCTTTGAAAGTCCATATACTCTTGGCGCCTATCTCTCAGCTCTGATTTTTGCCCCTTTATTTTTAATAAGCTTTAATTATTCAAGTAAATTTTTAAAAAGATTTGCCAATAAATACTTCTTTTCTGGTCTTTATGATTATCAAGAAGTTCTAGAAAAATTTGGAAAAAATATTTCTAAAACTATTAATTTGGATGAGGTGGTTAAGGTTGTGATTAAAACCATTCAAAATGCCATGCGCCTAGATAATCTAGCTGTGGCCATTGCTAACCGAAACAGCCAAAAACCTTTTTCTTTGTATAAAATTCTTGGTTTTGATAAGAATAAATTGGAAGAGGTCTGCGCTTATCAGCATTTCGGTCGCTATTTAGAGGAAACTAAAAAACCGGCCGTGATAGGCGAAATATTATCCAGATCAAAGCAAAAAGAAAACCAGGAGCTTTTAGCTCAGGTCCAAGTTTTAAAAAAAATGGGTGTATCCATAGTTCTACCTTTTGTGGTTAAGGATCAAATCAACGGTCTTTTCATCTTAGGTCATAAAATTTCTAAAGATGCTTACACCAAAGAAGATATTGAGCTACTTTCTACACTTTCTAATCAAGCGGCGGTAGCTTTAGAAAACGCCAGATTGTATCAGCGGGTGCCGGATTTTACCACTAATTTATTTTCACGAATTAATTTAAATCAACCGGCTTTAGCCTTTTAG
- a CDS encoding methyltransferase domain-containing protein, with translation MFKKTQPHKIDNWYSYLKYQEKLFYNHGKYKLYINEVINEATNVISGIKKKKIKIMDLGSGNGSLLNKIIINLKNNNFDLSKLYVYAVDNSNESLKDNYRKNSVFLKIETLNINLNNNFPNINNIDLILCFNTLWALDRPIFTLEKMKKNIVTDGIIFLTIPCKVKNSIVIFIKELDLYLFFKIIINFTYFLKLLHYQKNLIGKKLISFKFNDLFNFIQHNFHINKEFDLFYSTIKLIVIKNK, from the coding sequence ATGTTTAAAAAAACACAACCCCATAAAATTGATAATTGGTATTCTTATCTAAAGTATCAAGAGAAGTTATTTTACAATCACGGTAAGTATAAATTATATATTAATGAGGTTATAAATGAAGCAACCAATGTAATTAGTGGAATTAAAAAGAAGAAAATAAAAATTATGGATTTGGGCTCTGGAAATGGTTCACTATTAAATAAAATCATAATAAATTTAAAAAATAATAATTTTGATTTATCAAAATTATATGTCTATGCTGTTGATAATAGTAACGAATCTTTAAAGGATAATTATCGGAAAAATAGTGTTTTTTTGAAAATAGAAACACTTAATATTAATTTAAATAATAATTTCCCCAATATTAATAATATTGATTTAATTTTGTGTTTTAATACATTATGGGCGCTTGACAGGCCTATTTTTACATTGGAAAAAATGAAAAAAAATATAGTTACTGACGGCATTATTTTTTTAACTATTCCCTGTAAAGTTAAGAATTCTATAGTAATTTTTATAAAAGAATTAGATTTATATTTATTTTTTAAAATAATTATTAATTTTACTTATTTTTTAAAATTATTACACTATCAGAAGAATTTAATAGGTAAAAAATTAATTTCTTTTAAATTTAATGATTTATTTAATTTTATACAACATAATTTTCATATTAATAAAGAATTTGATTTGTTCTATTCTACTATTAAATTAATAGTGATTAAAAATAAATGA
- a CDS encoding GNAT family N-acyltransferase has translation MNFRKKLKAIFIKWILLFKYIFQSNSTEIIEFRIASSDDELKKTYRLRYEVYCLEKGYLNPENYSEKQEIDEFDKRSGTASIIAIDRNNIIIGMMRIVPNDLYNPELPSESYYSLKEYRKYNKNIAELSRFIISKTYRKNIRIYFGLVKGAMLYAKKCGINNFCISVSTLFTDRYLIFGFKKVSGPYFYSKINHQCPSFTMCLNINKAAENMNKMNPAFSKYLTKKTPEIKI, from the coding sequence ATGAATTTTAGAAAAAAACTAAAGGCAATTTTCATAAAATGGATTTTATTATTTAAGTATATTTTTCAATCCAACTCTACTGAAATAATAGAGTTTAGAATTGCAAGTAGTGATGATGAATTAAAAAAAACTTATAGATTGCGTTACGAAGTTTATTGCCTAGAAAAAGGGTATTTAAATCCTGAGAACTATTCAGAAAAACAAGAAATTGATGAATTTGATAAACGAAGTGGAACTGCGAGTATTATTGCTATTGATAGAAATAATATAATAATAGGTATGATGAGAATTGTGCCAAATGATTTATATAATCCAGAACTTCCTTCGGAAAGTTATTATTCATTGAAAGAATATAGAAAATATAATAAAAATATTGCAGAATTAAGTAGATTTATTATATCTAAAACTTATAGAAAAAATATCAGAATTTATTTTGGTTTGGTTAAGGGGGCTATGCTTTATGCAAAAAAATGCGGAATAAATAATTTTTGTATCTCAGTATCCACCCTTTTTACTGATCGTTATCTTATATTCGGTTTTAAAAAAGTTAGTGGTCCTTATTTTTATAGCAAGATTAATCATCAATGCCCCTCTTTTACTATGTGTTTAAATATTAATAAAGCGGCGGAGAATATGAATAAAATGAATCCTGCTTTTTCGAAATATTTGACAAAAAAAACTCCAGAGATAAAAATATAA
- a CDS encoding histidine kinase N-terminal 7TM domain-containing protein — MIKYITYLPSLIISIILGFIIYKKKSNNPINVLFSLLVFSLSLWIATLLIADTTKNIDIATFFGKLTIIGPIFIVYLLLIFTNYFPYLTRKYTKKDFIILAIPVFIFIILTPTRLNIKETIIHDWGAETIPGVMYYFFIAYFLIYVGLSLKNLLIKFRNSSGIFREQIKYLFWGISISAFLSIITNAILPLFGIINFSVYAPLFMLIFIGVTSYSIIKHRLMDIRFVLRKSFIYVGLALFIFSAYYFVLWFDNFFFKSPFALGSYLSALIIVPLFLLSFNYLSKFLKRFANKYFFSGLYDYQEVLEKFGKNISKTINLDEVVKVVIKTIQNAMRLDNLAVAIANRNSQKPFSLYKILGFDKNKLEEVCAYQHFCRYLEETKKPVVIGEILSRSKQKENQELLAQAQVLKKMGVSIVLPFVVKDQINGLFILGHKISKDAYTKEDIELLSTLSNQAAVALENARLYQQVQDFTTNLFSRINLN; from the coding sequence ATGATAAAATATATTACATATCTACCGAGTTTAATAATTTCAATTATATTGGGTTTTATTATTTATAAGAAAAAATCTAATAATCCTATTAATGTATTATTCTCATTATTAGTTTTTAGTCTTTCTTTATGGATAGCTACTTTGCTTATTGCTGATACTACGAAAAATATTGATATTGCAACATTTTTTGGAAAATTAACCATTATTGGTCCAATTTTTATAGTTTATCTGCTATTGATATTTACTAATTATTTTCCATATTTAACAAGAAAATATACAAAAAAAGATTTTATTATTTTAGCAATTCCAGTTTTTATTTTTATAATATTAACTCCGACAAGATTAAATATTAAAGAAACCATTATTCATGATTGGGGTGCTGAAACTATTCCAGGCGTGATGTATTATTTTTTTATTGCGTATTTTTTAATATATGTAGGACTGTCTCTTAAAAATCTATTAATAAAGTTTAGAAACAGTAGCGGTATATTCAGGGAACAAATAAAATATTTATTTTGGGGAATATCAATTTCGGCATTTCTTAGTATTATAACTAATGCGATATTACCTTTGTTTGGAATTATTAATTTTAGTGTTTATGCGCCATTATTTATGTTAATTTTTATTGGGGTTACTTCATACTCCATTATTAAGCACCGTCTTATGGACATCCGCTTTGTTCTCCGTAAATCATTTATTTATGTCGGACTAGCTCTTTTTATTTTTTCCGCTTATTATTTTGTTCTTTGGTTTGATAATTTTTTCTTCAAAAGTCCTTTTGCCTTAGGCTCTTATCTCTCGGCTCTTATTATTGTTCCCTTATTTCTCCTAAGCTTTAATTATTTAAGTAAATTTTTAAAAAGATTTGCCAATAAATACTTCTTTTCTGGTCTTTATGATTATCAAGAAGTTCTAGAAAAATTTGGAAAAAATATTTCTAAAACTATTAATTTGGATGAGGTGGTTAAGGTTGTGATTAAAACCATTCAAAATGCCATGCGCCTAGATAATCTAGCCGTAGCCATTGCTAACCGAAACAGCCAAAAACCTTTTTCTTTGTATAAAATTCTTGGTTTTGATAAGAATAAATTGGAAGAGGTCTGTGCTTATCAGCATTTCTGTCGCTATTTAGAGGAAACTAAAAAACCGGTCGTGATTGGTGAAATATTATCCAGATCAAAGCAAAAAGAAAACCAGGAGCTTTTAGCTCAGGCCCAAGTTTTAAAAAAAATGGGTGTATCCATAGTTCTACCTTTTGTGGTTAAGGATCAAATCAACGGTCTTTTCATCTTAGGTCATAAAATTTCTAAAGATGCTTACACCAAAGAAGATATTGAGCTACTTTCTACACTTTCTAATCAAGCCGCGGTAGCTTTAGAAAACGCCCGGCTGTACCAGCAGGTGCAGGACTTTACCACTAATTTATTTTCACGAATTAATTTAAATTAA
- a CDS encoding class I SAM-dependent methyltransferase, translated as MKFWNKYHKAYNKFVELSPSYNELLNLVVKNLKLRNSDIILDAGCGPGQISKKLLDMGHEVHSIDNSKKALKLLNEKHKNAKLYHADLGNKLLFPNNLFDRIICINTLYVFKKKHLHLIVKEFYRIIKKGGIIVVTDPLKSFKNIKIFKNDCRLFFKNYGFFRGLFFIIKNIKIYIILLYFNKIIDRKAKGGFYNFFSVKDYISLFSKNNFRVINSQIVYAGQNIMLIAIKD; from the coding sequence ATGAAATTCTGGAATAAATATCACAAGGCATACAATAAGTTTGTGGAATTATCTCCCTCGTATAATGAATTATTAAATTTAGTAGTTAAAAATTTAAAACTCAGAAATTCAGACATAATACTTGATGCTGGATGTGGACCTGGTCAAATCTCAAAAAAACTTCTTGATATGGGCCATGAAGTACATAGTATTGATAATTCAAAAAAAGCCCTGAAGTTATTGAATGAAAAACATAAAAATGCAAAATTATATCATGCAGACCTAGGCAATAAATTACTTTTTCCTAATAATTTATTTGATAGAATTATCTGCATAAATACATTGTATGTTTTTAAAAAAAAGCATTTACATTTAATTGTAAAAGAATTTTATAGAATAATTAAAAAAGGAGGTATTATCGTGGTGACTGATCCACTTAAATCATTCAAAAATATTAAAATATTTAAGAATGATTGTCGGTTATTTTTTAAAAATTATGGTTTTTTTCGGGGGTTATTCTTTATTATAAAAAATATAAAAATATATATTATATTGCTGTATTTTAATAAAATTATAGATAGAAAAGCAAAAGGGGGATTTTATAATTTTTTTTCCGTTAAAGATTATATAAGTTTATTTAGTAAAAATAATTTTAGGGTAATTAATAGTCAGATTGTTTATGCGGGTCAAAATATTATGTTAATAGCTATAAAGGATTAA
- a CDS encoding ThiF family adenylyltransferase: MISRNCLFIDSDMQEKIKSISLMFAGCGLGGNIALLATRTGFARFTLFDFDNVTISNLNRQVFNLDFLSKNKAKSLECIIKLINPSSDITAYSKEFKANHLRLVKNYDFIINTLDLNDIFYKLIDKTIDEDKTVFIPMNLGFGALLITINKKTGPLDDFLKNNKPKSELDFIVSLYKNGMIKMPEYIINKSSELIKKINKFNPQLAVASNLTSSLIVTNIIKIISDRNYIPPKYNHIDLTEFIK, encoded by the coding sequence ATGATTAGCAGAAATTGTTTGTTTATTGATTCTGATATGCAAGAAAAGATAAAAAGTATAAGTTTAATGTTTGCTGGTTGTGGGCTTGGCGGAAACATTGCCTTATTAGCAACAAGGACGGGATTTGCAAGATTTACTTTGTTTGATTTTGACAATGTTACAATTTCAAATTTAAACAGGCAAGTATTTAATTTGGATTTTTTAAGTAAAAACAAAGCTAAATCCTTGGAATGTATTATAAAATTAATAAATCCTTCGTCTGATATAACTGCATATTCAAAAGAATTTAAAGCAAATCACTTACGCTTAGTAAAAAATTATGATTTTATTATAAATACTTTAGACCTTAATGATATTTTTTATAAATTAATAGATAAAACTATAGATGAAGATAAAACTGTTTTTATACCTATGAATTTAGGATTTGGAGCCTTGCTCATTACTATTAATAAAAAAACAGGCCCTTTAGATGATTTTTTAAAAAATAATAAACCCAAAAGTGAATTAGATTTTATTGTTAGTTTATATAAAAATGGAATGATAAAAATGCCAGAATATATTATTAATAAAAGTAGTGAGCTAATTAAAAAGATAAATAAATTTAATCCTCAACTTGCGGTTGCTTCAAATTTAACCTCATCTCTTATAGTTACGAATATTATAAAAATAATTAGCGATAGAAATTACATTCCCCCTAAATATAATCATATTGATTTAACTGAATTTATTAAATAA